DNA from Dama dama isolate Ldn47 chromosome 5, ASM3311817v1, whole genome shotgun sequence:
GCGGAGGGAACTGCTCCCCAGCCGTCCACGCCACCCCACGCGGCCGCAGCCTCCCGGGTCCCGCCCCGGCGCCGGCCGCCGCCTCCCGCCTTACCCGGCCCTCCCAGGACGCGTTTCCTCTAGGGccggacccccgccctggcctcCTCGCGGGATAAGGCGGGTCAGTTCAGTCCGCTTCTCGGCAGAGGTGACTCGCGCGGCGATGTAAACACAGCCAGACCAGCTGCGCGCGGCCCATCCCCCGCGCCGGGGTCTGTAACCTCTTCCCTCAGCCCTGCTCCGCGCCCCGCGCTCCTCGCGGGCGGGCGCGCCGCGCGCCTTCCCCTTTCTCTAAGTCCAGCTCCCCGACCGTTGCCCCGGGGCACTCAGCCCCCTGTCCCAGCTCCCGGCCGGTGTCACCGCCACAGCCTCCGGAAAACCCTCCGCAAACCCCGGAGCAAACAACACAGGCGCCGGGCGGGGGCGCGGAGGGAGGCGGTGGCACCCGGGACGGCAAGCCTTTCTCGCCGCACCCTCCGCGCTCCCCCCCTCCCACCAGCCTCGGCGGCCCGCGCTCTTACCTGCTCTCCGCGTCGCCCGGGAAGACCGCCGCGTCGCTTTCCCTCCTGGCAGGGCCGCGGActagccgccgccgccgccgcggcgtCCGGAGGGAGCCGgggcctccccggctgcccgaGCCGCTCCACTGGGAGAGGAGGAGACAAAACAGCGGCGCGCCGCCCCGCGCAGAGCCCCCCGCCCGCGCCACCCCACCGACCCCCCAACCGCCGAGGCGACGGCGGCGACACTGAGCGCGGCGCGGGGAGCAATGGTGGCCCCCGCCCTCCACCCCCCGCCTCGGCTCCTCCCCCTCGGCCTCCTGCCGCCGCCACCAGGACACTCGAGtccgcctcccccaccccgcccgctCCGAgcgctcctcccctccccacgcggcggcggcggcgggcggaggGGGGAGGCGGGGAGCGGCGGCACCGCCAGTCACCGCCGCGCCTGTCAAACCCCGGCCGGCTATTTATACCGCGCGGGGCCCCGCCGCCCTGGGCCCGCACCAGCCCGCCCAACGTGCTTCCGTGGCCGTCTCGAGTCTCGCCCGCCCTGTAGCCCCCCAACTTCTCCCAAGCCCGCCTTCTCAGGTAAAGACTCTCGCCACTCGTCCCGCTTCCTGCTCGGCGCCTTCGCCAGCCTGTTCCAGACTCCGACCCCGGCCCGGGACTGCTCCCAAACGCGGGCCGGCGCGTGGGGGGCAGCGGGGCCGCGCGTGCACCTGCAGCGGCCGCCGGCCCGGACCGCACTCATACGCCCTTGCCCCCTCTCTGAGGGCCCCCGCGGGCCCGGGCGGTCACCCCGTCCCCAAAGCTCTAGACTCCCGCCCTTCTCCTGCAGGGACGGCCCTGCCCTCGGGCAGCCTGACAGTCACTGAGGGCTGGAGGTTGTGGAAACTCCTAGCCCGGGTCTCCAGCATCTCCACTCCGAAGCCTGGACTAAGTGGAAGGCGGGGGCGCGGGCGGGCTGGAGCGcgccgccggccccgcccccggtgCCTCCCCGGCCGGTGACGCTCGTGGAGCCACGCCCCTCCCTGCCCGCGCCCCTCCGCGCGGcccgctcctcctcctcctcctc
Protein-coding regions in this window:
- the LOC133055538 gene encoding uncharacterized protein LOC133055538 — its product is MTVTKRTITSVGKALPKPSPSSCRVPPTLQHPRTRSLRASFTKRGSIRRSLDARVTEPVFVLFKNQIPVRAQPPHSRGNRGKWQRGAGVERENKRMTEYNLPCQLAAEGRKGKRRLGGPTAEGTAPQPSTPPHAAAASRVPPRRRPPPPALPGPPRTQTSCARPIPRAGVCNLFPQPCSAPRAPRGRARRAPSPFSKSSSPTVAPGHSAPCPSSRPVSPPQPPENPPQTPEQTTQAPGGGAEGGGGTRDGKPFSPHPPRSPPPTSLGGPRSYLLSASPGKTAASLSLLAGPRTSRRRRRGVRREPGPPRLPEPLHWERRRQNSGAPPRAEPPARATPPTPQPPRRRRRH